A stretch of DNA from Vicinamibacteria bacterium:
CCTCTCGGCATGAGCCCCTCGGGTCCGTATTATTGCCATCTGCCCATGCCGTTCTGGGACGGTTTCCGCATCGAGCTCGTCAGCGAGAACCCCGAGCGGACTCCCGCGATCTGGTGGGAAGTACGAGTCGACGGTGACGCGCCCTACGCGAGAGAATCGAGCGGCTATCTTCACGCTCGTTATCGGCGGGAGTGGCCCACGACGCTGGGAACGGATTATCGTCTCCTGGATACCGATGGGCGGGGCGTCTACGTCGGGCAAACGATGACGGTCGAGCCGTTGCGCTCCGAGGTCAAGCGCTGGTGGGAGGGCGATCTCCGGATTTACCTGGACGAGCGGCGCCAGCCGGCCTTTCATGGCACGGGGCACGAGGACGAGTACCTTGGCGGCTGGTCGAACGAGTGGTTGATGAACCCCTATTCTCTTCCGATGCACGGCGAGCCCAAGACAACCGAGCTCACCCAGGTCGATTTTCAGTGGAGCGCCGCGACGACGGTTTATCGATTCTTTCCCGGCGGCATTCCCTTCCAGAGAGGCATCTCCGTCTCCACCGAGCATGGGACGCGAAACTCGGTGGATGCGATGTACTCGAGCGTCGCCTATTATTACGCGCAGTCGGAGGCCATGGAGAAGATCGGAGAGATCGACGTGGACGGACCCATCGAGCTGACGTCGCAGTTCGAGGGCCGTGACGACGACGTCGACGTCACCGACCGGGGACGGGTCGTATCCGAACGCTCCCGTTTCACGTTCGACGTCCCCCCGGGGTTCGCACGGTTTCGTCTCCGACGTCTCTTCGATCAGAGCTCGCCGCAGGAAGCCGAGGTCTGGATTGGCGGCACGAAGGCGGGCGTCTGGTACACGGCCACGACGAACGAGCACAAGAGATGGGCCGAGGCGGACTACCTTCTGCCCGCGTCGCTGACGGCAGGCAAGGAGCGACTCGAGGTCGAGTTCCGGATGCTCCGCCCGGGCTGGAACGAATTTCGATACGAGCTTTGGGGGATACCATGAAAGACAAGAGCGAGCTGGATACCGCCGAGTTTCCCATACCGCGACTGGAGATCGAGGAGCCGAAACCACTCTCTTCGCGGGTGGAAGTCGATTTGGCCGCCCTCACCGATACGGGAAAGGTCAGGGAGCGGAACGAGGACCACTTTTACGTGGCCCGGGTCGGCCGGAGGATCGATACGATCCTCACCAACATTCCCTCCGGCGACGTCCCCGCACATTTCGACGAGACGGGCTACGTCATCATCGTGGCGGACGGTATGGGAGGGGCTCAGGGCGGAGAGGTCGCCAGCCGACTGGCCATTGCGACTCTGGTAAACATCATCATCCATGTGCCTGATTGGATCCTGAGACTCGACGAGGAGCACGCGCAGGAGGTCATGGAGCGCGCCGCCGGGTATTACCGCCGTGTCAACCTCGCGCTCCTCGAGAGGGCGCGAGTCGAACCGCGTCTTCGGGGCATGGGAACGACCATGACCGCGACCTACAGCATCGGTGACGATCTCTTCGTCGCGAACGTGGGCGACTCGAGAGCCTATATCTTCCGTGACGGGCGTCTGCAGCTTCTGACACGCGACCAGACCCAGGCCCAGATGCTCGCCGACGTCGGCGCGATCGGCCAGAGCGAAGTCGCCCGGCACCGTCTTCGCCACGTCCTGACCAACGCGCTCGGCGGAGCGGAGAAAGAGCTCCGCGTGGACGTTCAACGCTTGAAGCTTGCCGACGGCGATCGGCTTCTGGTTTGCACCGACGGTCTGACCGACATGATCTCCGATGAGGAAATTGGCGACCTAGTGAGAGATCAGAGCTCGGAGAGGGCCTGTCATGAGCTCGTCAATCGGGCGCTCGCCAGAGGGGGAAAGGACAACGTGACCGTGGTGGTGGCACGCTACTCGATTCCCGACGTCGAAGAGGACGATTGATCGATTGAGCGCCGCTCTAGCCTGCCCTCAGGAGGGTCGTTCCCTGCGTTCCTTCTCGCGTTCCGCCG
This window harbors:
- a CDS encoding protein phosphatase 2C domain-containing protein encodes the protein MKDKSELDTAEFPIPRLEIEEPKPLSSRVEVDLAALTDTGKVRERNEDHFYVARVGRRIDTILTNIPSGDVPAHFDETGYVIIVADGMGGAQGGEVASRLAIATLVNIIIHVPDWILRLDEEHAQEVMERAAGYYRRVNLALLERARVEPRLRGMGTTMTATYSIGDDLFVANVGDSRAYIFRDGRLQLLTRDQTQAQMLADVGAIGQSEVARHRLRHVLTNALGGAEKELRVDVQRLKLADGDRLLVCTDGLTDMISDEEIGDLVRDQSSERACHELVNRALARGGKDNVTVVVARYSIPDVEEDD
- a CDS encoding glycoside hydrolase family 172 protein, with the protein product MERWYDFSGMLLFLSMVIPAAQDLTRYPNLQPDVQAHYLSSFDRTGGNDDGFEGTYSALYTDEDGELVIFDVAGPGTLWNLWFTSRVDGRGPLGAGRLKFYFDDEVEPRVDMDIDEFFSGRHPPFVPPFVYHAFQSTGGYVSTMPFPFQKRLRITTERKVGFYNAYYHTFAPDRAIESWTEAASAAPTPEIVGEIHTGTIVLDAPDMPDGEPVPSRKTLLEHEGSGAITALRIDPLFPVSAYWLNHVWLRIYWDGAREPAVDAPLGSFFGSGLGEASVRALPLGMSPSGPYYCHLPMPFWDGFRIELVSENPERTPAIWWEVRVDGDAPYARESSGYLHARYRREWPTTLGTDYRLLDTDGRGVYVGQTMTVEPLRSEVKRWWEGDLRIYLDERRQPAFHGTGHEDEYLGGWSNEWLMNPYSLPMHGEPKTTELTQVDFQWSAATTVYRFFPGGIPFQRGISVSTEHGTRNSVDAMYSSVAYYYAQSEAMEKIGEIDVDGPIELTSQFEGRDDDVDVTDRGRVVSERSRFTFDVPPGFARFRLRRLFDQSSPQEAEVWIGGTKAGVWYTATTNEHKRWAEADYLLPASLTAGKERLEVEFRMLRPGWNEFRYELWGIP